From a region of the Halanaerobium hydrogeniformans genome:
- a CDS encoding amidohydrolase family protein, with translation MNKLLLKNGKLVDDKGIYKNDLLIEGEKIVASKKRGSFSSLEKDSKLEFIDLQGKYLFPGIIDAHTHYSLYSRGTVSADDFYKGSIAAAAGGVTTIIDYIDFPEDGDFKRAFKERSKQAEDSIIDYSFHQVIEDFDQNISKKLEDLKEIALASIKIFTTYKKAGYMLDKELYADLFKRLKELKILPTVHAEDDALIQELEAVYKKRNLTEPAVHPAVRASLAEKLAVIELGDAALKTNIPIYIVHLSSADGNQAVKYLREKGVDIYTETAPHYLMLDNSLLKGEDSQLYFMTPPLRSSYDNQKLWEAVSRNEIQIFATDHCAFTKEQKFQSASAFDILPGIPGTETLLALMYSYGVGRNYISLEKMIEMLSVNPAKIFGLYPQKGSLQVGSDADLTIFDPDLEKKLTADNLHSAAKYSPYSNFQVKGYPVITIRRGEIIFSKKSRAEKGSGRFIPAQTSSLFS, from the coding sequence ATGAATAAATTACTGCTTAAAAACGGTAAATTGGTAGATGATAAAGGTATTTACAAAAATGACCTCCTTATTGAAGGAGAAAAAATTGTAGCTAGCAAAAAAAGAGGATCTTTTTCCTCGCTGGAAAAAGATAGTAAGCTTGAGTTTATAGATTTGCAAGGTAAATATTTATTCCCCGGTATTATTGATGCGCATACCCATTATTCTTTATATTCTAGAGGAACTGTGAGTGCTGATGATTTTTATAAGGGAAGTATTGCTGCAGCTGCAGGTGGAGTAACAACTATAATTGATTATATCGATTTTCCTGAAGATGGAGATTTTAAAAGGGCTTTTAAGGAGCGTTCTAAGCAAGCAGAAGATTCTATCATAGATTACAGCTTTCATCAGGTAATAGAAGATTTTGATCAGAATATCTCTAAAAAATTAGAAGATTTAAAAGAAATTGCTTTAGCAAGTATTAAAATATTTACTACATATAAAAAGGCCGGTTATATGCTTGATAAAGAGCTTTATGCTGATCTGTTTAAAAGGCTTAAAGAGTTAAAGATTCTGCCAACAGTACATGCAGAAGATGATGCTTTAATTCAGGAATTAGAGGCGGTTTATAAAAAACGAAATCTGACTGAACCGGCGGTTCATCCTGCAGTAAGAGCTTCTTTAGCAGAAAAATTAGCTGTAATTGAACTTGGCGATGCTGCTTTAAAGACAAATATTCCTATTTACATAGTTCATCTATCTTCAGCGGATGGAAATCAGGCTGTAAAGTATCTGCGAGAAAAAGGTGTGGATATTTACACAGAAACTGCCCCCCATTATTTAATGCTTGATAATTCTTTATTAAAAGGCGAAGATTCTCAGTTATACTTTATGACTCCACCACTTCGCAGCAGTTATGATAATCAAAAATTATGGGAAGCTGTAAGCAGAAATGAAATTCAAATTTTTGCTACTGATCATTGTGCTTTTACTAAAGAACAAAAATTTCAGTCAGCAAGTGCTTTTGATATTCTGCCAGGGATTCCAGGTACAGAAACCCTTTTAGCTCTTATGTATAGCTATGGGGTTGGTAGAAATTATATTTCTCTAGAGAAAATGATTGAAATGCTGAGTGTGAATCCTGCCAAAATTTTTGGCTTATATCCTCAAAAAGGATCATTACAGGTAGGTAGTGATGCTGATTTAACTATTTTTGACCCAGATTTAGAAAAAAAATTGACTGCAGATAACTTACATTCTGCAGCTAAATATAGTCCTTATAGCAATTTTCAGGTTAAAGGTTATCCAGTTATAACTATTAGAAGAGGTGAAATCATCTTTTCTAAAAAAAGTAGGGCTGAAAAAGGTAGTGGACGCTTTATCCCAGCTCAGACATCTTCTCTTTTCTCTTAA
- a CDS encoding ATP-binding cassette domain-containing protein, whose amino-acid sequence MNRGNKILKVENIDKNINNKQILKIKKYSVIKGKFNFIIGANGSGKTSLLNILSMIDNDYQGKIYYKGKIISQKEINCELRRKFSVIWQEPYLYRGNVYHNIALPLKLRGFNKNIINKKVKDISHKIEIKNLLKQSVYTLSGGERQKVSIARALITEPEILFVDEATTNLDEESINFFNSHFADLVTDEMTVVMVSHDRRQIKELADRIAYLKKGRILSSRPVEDFDFNQLGEGICRSIEEIV is encoded by the coding sequence ATGAACAGAGGTAATAAAATACTTAAGGTAGAAAATATTGATAAAAATATTAACAATAAACAGATTCTTAAGATAAAAAAATACTCTGTGATAAAGGGGAAATTTAATTTTATTATAGGTGCTAACGGTTCTGGCAAAACAAGTCTACTTAATATTTTAAGTATGATAGATAATGATTATCAGGGAAAAATATATTATAAAGGAAAAATAATTAGCCAAAAGGAAATTAATTGTGAGCTGAGGAGAAAATTTTCTGTTATCTGGCAGGAACCCTATCTATATAGGGGTAATGTATATCATAATATTGCTCTACCACTTAAATTAAGAGGTTTTAATAAAAATATTATAAATAAAAAGGTAAAAGATATCAGTCATAAAATAGAGATAAAAAATTTGCTTAAGCAATCAGTTTACACACTTTCAGGTGGAGAAAGACAAAAAGTTTCCATTGCTAGAGCATTAATTACTGAGCCGGAAATCTTATTTGTTGATGAAGCAACCACTAATTTGGATGAAGAGAGTATCAATTTTTTTAACTCTCATTTTGCTGATCTTGTAACTGATGAAATGACTGTGGTAATGGTCAGCCATGACAGAAGACAGATAAAAGAGCTGGCTGATAGAATAGCTTATCTCAAAAAAGGCAGGATTCTGTCTTCTAGACCAGTAGAAGATTTTGATTTTAATCAATTAGGAGAAGGTATTTGCCGCTCTATAGAAGAAATAGTTTAA
- a CDS encoding ABC transporter permease, with product MNYYTEAFSEAFNLIIAMDQELLNVIATSLRLSTTSTIIASTIAIPLAVIIARKDFSAKKFFNVILNTLLSLPTVVIGIFVYSLISRRGVFGEYQLLFTSFGIIMGQTILILPLITALVRNTIFSLDEKLYKTAKSLGATKKQQFKLLIMEARYGIIGAVIAGFGRVLGEIGISMMLGGNIRGVTRTMTTAMALETNKGRFSFALALGIILLILSFTINFLVYFLQEGEHYEQR from the coding sequence TTGAATTATTATACTGAAGCATTTAGCGAAGCCTTTAATCTTATTATAGCAATGGATCAAGAGTTATTAAATGTTATAGCTACTTCACTTAGACTTTCTACAACTTCAACAATAATTGCTTCAACTATCGCCATTCCTCTGGCAGTAATAATAGCCAGAAAAGATTTCTCTGCCAAGAAATTTTTTAATGTAATTTTAAATACTCTTTTAAGTTTACCAACAGTTGTTATTGGGATATTTGTTTATTCATTGATTTCCAGAAGAGGTGTTTTTGGTGAATATCAATTATTGTTTACCTCTTTTGGAATTATTATGGGCCAGACAATTTTGATTTTACCTTTGATTACCGCTCTTGTAAGAAACACTATTTTTTCTTTAGATGAAAAGCTTTATAAAACTGCCAAATCATTGGGAGCAACAAAAAAGCAGCAGTTTAAATTATTGATTATGGAAGCAAGGTATGGGATTATTGGAGCTGTTATAGCAGGATTTGGTAGAGTATTAGGAGAAATTGGTATTTCTATGATGTTGGGAGGAAATATCAGAGGGGTTACTAGAACAATGACAACAGCAATGGCACTAGAAACCAATAAAGGAAGATTTTCTTTTGCTCTTGCTTTGGGAATAATATTACTTATTCTTTCTTTTACTATTAATTTTTTAGTATATTTTCTCCAGGAAGGAGAACATTATGAACAGAGGTAA
- a CDS encoding substrate-binding domain-containing protein, giving the protein MKRIYLPIFLILIFTLALTASSVAQDRLIFATTTSTENSGLLDELIPPFEETFGIRVDVISVGTGAAIELGANGDADIIFVHAPEAEAEFIEGGYGVNRRDVMYNDFVILGPPADPAGISEIELAVDAFLAISNSEAEFISRGDDSGTNKKELSIWEEAGIDINQSWYIESGQGMGASINMADEREAYILADRGTFLAYSGEIDLEVLNSGDPVLFNSYGIIPVNPAYHSHVNYKMAMAFVGYLTSQEGQSIINSFSSYGEQLFFADAISAEKLID; this is encoded by the coding sequence ATGAAAAGAATATATTTACCTATATTTTTGATTTTAATATTTACTCTTGCTCTTACAGCATCATCTGTTGCACAAGATAGATTAATTTTTGCAACCACTACCAGCACAGAAAATTCCGGTTTATTAGATGAGTTGATACCACCCTTTGAAGAAACTTTTGGTATTAGAGTAGATGTGATATCAGTTGGTACTGGAGCAGCTATAGAGTTGGGTGCTAATGGTGATGCTGATATTATATTTGTTCATGCTCCTGAAGCTGAAGCAGAATTTATAGAGGGCGGGTATGGTGTTAACCGCCGTGATGTAATGTATAATGATTTTGTAATTCTTGGTCCACCAGCTGACCCTGCAGGTATTTCTGAAATAGAGTTGGCAGTAGATGCTTTTTTAGCAATCTCAAATTCAGAAGCAGAATTTATTTCCCGGGGAGATGATTCAGGTACCAATAAAAAAGAATTATCTATCTGGGAAGAAGCAGGAATAGACATAAATCAAAGCTGGTATATAGAGAGTGGTCAGGGAATGGGAGCAAGTATTAATATGGCAGATGAGAGAGAAGCTTATATACTTGCTGACCGGGGAACTTTTTTAGCCTATAGTGGAGAAATTGACCTGGAGGTTTTAAACAGTGGAGATCCTGTTTTATTTAATTCTTATGGTATAATACCTGTTAATCCTGCTTATCACAGCCATGTAAACTATAAAATGGCAATGGCTTTTGTAGGTTATTTAACCTCTCAAGAAGGTCAGAGCATAATTAATAGTTTTAGCAGTTATGGAGAACAATTATTTTTTGCAGATGCTATTAGTGCAGAAAAGCTAATTGATTAA
- a CDS encoding glycoside hydrolase family 13 protein, with product MQKQWWKEAVVYQIYPRSFNDSNDDGIGDLRGIIEKIDYLDKLGVDAVWLNPVYKSPNDDNGYDISDYRAIMDEFGTMEDLEELIALLKERNIKIIMDLVINHTSDEHHWYKESAKSKDNPYRDYYIWKDGKNDGPPNNWKSFFGGSTWEYDQKTDQYYLHLFSKKQPDLNWENKELRSELYDMINWWLEKGIDGFRLDVINLISKNQDFPDGKENGLCGHEHFANGPRVHEFIQEMAEKTYNNYDAMTVGETPFVDKDEAIKFVKEERQEFSMVIPFEHVEFDRKEGWEKISDWQLSELKDLMTEWQYKLQENNGWTSLYFCNHDQPRIVSRYGDDGKYRKESAKMLGTLLHTLRGTPFIYQGEEIGMTNVSFENLDDFDDIETRGYLNDLKKKGEMTNEEMLKMANYRSRDNARTPMHWNDSKYAGFSNVEPWLQMNDNYPEINVARDLKSDDSVFKYYQKLISLRKEYPVFVYGKYKILLEDDQNIYTYIREGKENNLLIMLNFSEQLAEVDLEDELEIQNAELLINNYNNEPEFRSKSQLNPYEARIYLFQ from the coding sequence ATGCAAAAACAATGGTGGAAAGAAGCGGTAGTATATCAAATTTATCCCCGCAGTTTTAATGACAGTAATGATGATGGAATAGGAGATTTACGAGGAATTATAGAAAAAATAGATTATCTTGATAAATTAGGGGTAGATGCAGTCTGGTTAAACCCGGTTTATAAGTCCCCAAACGATGATAATGGCTATGATATTAGTGATTATCGAGCTATCATGGATGAATTTGGTACAATGGAAGATTTAGAAGAATTAATAGCTCTTTTAAAAGAAAGAAATATAAAAATAATTATGGATTTAGTGATAAATCACACTTCTGATGAGCATCACTGGTATAAAGAATCAGCTAAAAGTAAAGATAATCCCTATCGTGATTATTATATCTGGAAAGATGGAAAAAATGATGGTCCACCAAATAATTGGAAGTCTTTTTTTGGTGGTTCAACCTGGGAATATGACCAAAAAACTGACCAATATTATCTCCATTTATTTTCTAAAAAACAGCCGGATTTAAATTGGGAAAATAAAGAGCTGCGATCAGAACTTTATGATATGATAAATTGGTGGCTGGAAAAAGGAATAGATGGCTTCAGACTTGATGTTATTAACCTTATTTCTAAAAATCAGGATTTTCCAGATGGAAAAGAAAATGGTCTTTGTGGTCATGAACATTTTGCTAATGGACCAAGGGTTCATGAATTTATTCAGGAAATGGCTGAAAAGACATACAATAATTATGATGCAATGACAGTTGGTGAGACTCCTTTTGTAGATAAAGATGAAGCAATAAAATTTGTTAAAGAAGAACGCCAGGAATTCAGTATGGTTATCCCTTTTGAACATGTAGAATTTGACCGCAAAGAGGGCTGGGAAAAAATATCTGACTGGCAGTTAAGTGAATTAAAAGATTTAATGACTGAATGGCAGTATAAACTACAGGAAAATAATGGTTGGACAAGTCTTTATTTCTGCAATCATGACCAGCCAAGAATTGTTTCGCGTTATGGAGATGATGGTAAATACAGAAAAGAATCAGCAAAGATGCTTGGCACATTATTGCATACTCTAAGAGGAACCCCTTTTATTTACCAGGGAGAAGAAATAGGGATGACTAATGTTAGTTTTGAAAACTTAGATGATTTTGATGATATAGAAACCAGAGGTTATTTAAATGATCTAAAGAAAAAAGGCGAGATGACAAACGAAGAGATGCTTAAAATGGCCAATTATAGGAGTAGAGATAATGCGAGAACACCTATGCATTGGAATGACTCTAAATATGCAGGTTTTAGCAATGTAGAACCCTGGCTTCAAATGAATGATAATTATCCAGAGATTAATGTTGCCAGAGATCTAAAGTCCGACGACTCAGTTTTTAAATATTATCAAAAGTTGATTTCACTTCGCAAAGAATATCCTGTTTTTGTTTATGGAAAATATAAAATATTATTAGAAGATGACCAAAATATCTATACCTATATTAGAGAAGGAAAAGAAAACAATCTACTTATAATGCTTAATTTTAGTGAGCAGTTAGCTGAAGTTGATCTAGAAGATGAGCTTGAAATTCAGAATGCTGAACTGCTCATAAATAATTATAATAATGAGCCAGAATTTAGATCAAAATCACAACTTAACCCATATGAAGCAAGGATTTACCTTTTTCAGTAA
- a CDS encoding LacI family DNA-binding transcriptional regulator: protein MAKDKTNIYDVAKKAGVGIATVSRVINNSENVKEETREKIIKVMNEMDYRPSKVAQNLAKQQSNAIAVILPSFVDHFFVEVLKGIQDTLEKEEIDLILYKINVDENRISKIMDIVHSRKVDGIAAVTMNISNSNYRELLQSEMPVVLADEKSKNFNSIYFDNIKGAEMAVDYLVNSGHQKIAFINGNLEHYNAQERLKGVEKAIKKHQLIIEDKYIKASDFYTEDGYKSMQELLEMPQSEWPSAVSAASDNQAIGALQAIEERGLKAPDDIALIGYDNIELAKYLKITTIWQPMYKLGQLTIEVLLKEIKGELKERFEKELALSLIKRETA, encoded by the coding sequence ATGGCTAAAGATAAAACAAATATCTATGATGTAGCAAAAAAAGCAGGGGTCGGAATTGCAACAGTCTCAAGAGTTATTAATAATAGTGAGAATGTTAAAGAAGAAACAAGAGAAAAAATTATTAAGGTAATGAACGAAATGGATTATCGACCCAGTAAAGTTGCTCAAAATCTAGCAAAACAACAATCAAATGCTATAGCAGTTATCTTACCCAGTTTTGTCGATCATTTTTTTGTTGAGGTTTTAAAGGGGATCCAGGATACCCTGGAAAAAGAAGAGATTGATCTGATATTATATAAAATAAATGTAGATGAAAACAGGATTTCTAAGATTATGGATATAGTCCACAGCCGTAAGGTTGATGGAATTGCAGCTGTTACAATGAATATTTCAAATAGTAATTATCGGGAACTTCTGCAAAGCGAGATGCCGGTTGTTTTAGCAGATGAAAAATCTAAAAATTTCAATTCTATATATTTTGATAATATAAAAGGAGCAGAAATGGCAGTTGATTATTTAGTTAATTCCGGGCATCAAAAAATTGCTTTTATAAATGGGAATCTTGAGCATTACAATGCTCAGGAAAGACTAAAAGGGGTAGAAAAGGCAATAAAAAAACATCAACTCATAATTGAAGATAAATATATCAAAGCTAGTGATTTTTATACAGAAGATGGCTATAAATCTATGCAGGAATTATTAGAAATGCCGCAATCTGAATGGCCAAGTGCTGTTTCTGCAGCATCTGATAATCAAGCCATAGGTGCTCTGCAGGCAATAGAAGAAAGAGGTTTAAAAGCTCCTGATGATATTGCATTAATAGGATATGATAATATAGAATTGGCCAAATATCTAAAAATAACTACGATCTGGCAGCCGATGTATAAACTTGGTCAGTTAACAATAGAGGTTCTTCTTAAAGAAATCAAAGGAGAACTAAAAGAGCGCTTTGAAAAAGAATTAGCTTTAAGTTTAATCAAAAGAGAAACAGCTTGA
- the tnpA gene encoding IS200/IS605 family transposase, whose translation MFACKRKNGGEKDHVHILFETPPQVQLSKLVNILKTVSSRLIKKQYEHHLKKYYWKPAFWSRSYCILSTGGATIETIKKYIENQNK comes from the coding sequence ATGTTTGCTTGTAAAAGAAAAAATGGAGGAGAAAAAGATCATGTGCATATCCTCTTTGAAACTCCACCTCAGGTACAATTATCTAAGTTAGTTAATATATTAAAAACAGTATCTTCAAGACTTATCAAAAAGCAATATGAACACCATCTGAAAAAATATTATTGGAAACCTGCTTTTTGGTCTAGAAGCTACTGCATTTTGTCTACTGGTGGTGCTACTATTGAGACAATTAAAAAGTATATTGAAAATCAGAATAAATAG
- a CDS encoding ABC transporter substrate-binding protein: MKKTIFLVFILMIFVFNPLVLAEEEVEITMAVGTVGIEQELAQRAAEIFEEENPGVKVNIQAAPETSDERRSVFLQHLDRESPDIDVYQIDVIWPGEFSHFLVDLNEYGADDIADQHFDAMIENNTIDGKLVAIPWFTDAGLLYYRTDLLEEYGFSAPPETWDELEEMAEVIQAGEREDNPDFWGYVWQGYDYEGLTCNALEWIHSHAGGRIINEDGEITVNNEQAIKAVSRAADWIGEISPPETTGLVEESSRVIFEAGNAAFLRNWPYVYALASEEEKAVAGKFDLAPLPASDEGESSAALGGWNLAVSRFSENKELAAELALFMASPRIQKMRAVEGAFNPTIEELYEDEEVLAANPFFEDLYEVFENAVPRPSSQTGELYNEVSSFISENIYLALNGDIGARTSLEYLEIDLEDLLGFETRAIE; this comes from the coding sequence ATGAAAAAGACAATATTTTTAGTTTTTATTTTAATGATTTTTGTTTTTAACCCATTAGTTCTGGCTGAAGAAGAAGTGGAAATCACCATGGCTGTAGGTACAGTTGGTATTGAGCAGGAATTAGCTCAGAGAGCTGCAGAAATTTTTGAAGAAGAAAACCCAGGTGTTAAGGTAAATATTCAAGCTGCACCTGAAACTTCTGATGAAAGAAGATCTGTGTTTTTACAGCATTTAGATAGGGAAAGTCCTGATATTGATGTTTATCAAATTGATGTAATCTGGCCTGGAGAATTCAGTCATTTTTTAGTTGATTTAAATGAATATGGGGCTGATGATATAGCTGATCAACATTTTGATGCAATGATAGAAAATAATACTATAGATGGTAAATTGGTAGCTATACCATGGTTTACAGATGCAGGATTGCTTTATTATAGGACAGATCTTTTAGAAGAATATGGTTTTAGCGCTCCACCTGAAACCTGGGATGAATTAGAAGAAATGGCTGAAGTTATTCAAGCAGGAGAAAGAGAAGATAATCCTGACTTTTGGGGTTATGTCTGGCAGGGATATGATTATGAAGGTTTAACCTGTAATGCTCTAGAATGGATTCATTCTCATGCTGGTGGAAGAATAATTAATGAAGATGGAGAAATTACCGTTAACAATGAACAGGCAATCAAAGCAGTTAGTAGAGCAGCTGACTGGATTGGAGAGATTTCTCCACCAGAAACAACCGGATTGGTAGAAGAAAGCTCAAGAGTTATTTTTGAAGCTGGAAATGCTGCCTTTTTACGCAACTGGCCTTATGTATATGCATTAGCTTCAGAAGAGGAGAAAGCTGTTGCTGGCAAATTTGATCTTGCTCCATTACCTGCCAGTGATGAAGGAGAAAGTTCAGCAGCATTAGGTGGCTGGAATTTAGCTGTCAGCAGATTCAGTGAAAACAAAGAACTAGCAGCTGAATTAGCACTGTTTATGGCAAGTCCTAGAATTCAAAAGATGAGAGCTGTAGAAGGTGCATTTAATCCAACTATAGAAGAACTTTATGAAGATGAAGAGGTCTTAGCAGCAAATCCATTTTTTGAAGATTTGTATGAAGTTTTCGAAAATGCAGTACCACGTCCTTCCAGTCAGACAGGAGAACTATATAATGAAGTTTCTTCATTTATTTCTGAGAATATCTACTTAGCTTTAAACGGTGATATTGGAGCAAGAACTTCGCTTGAGTATTTAGAAATAGATTTAGAAGATCTTTTGGGCTTTGAAACTAGAGCAATTGAGTGA
- a CDS encoding IS30 family transposase, with translation MCQSNCNTKRSKGKHLNFDDRKLIKHLYNVQEKNYTEIGEELNCHRTTISREIKKGEVELDNGDGTTRKEYVPEIAQKVYEFNNSNKGPDLKIDKNKELAEFIEEKIKELRSPAAVAKDIEESDKFEIQLHWKTIYNYIDKGVLNIDRSDLPHGNYKTGKDRPKESESTTRRKEGRTIRDRPEGADTREEFGHWEMDLVEGLKQKDEPALLVLTERQTRQEIIEKIPNKKAKSVVKGLDRIERRFGVVNFRETFKSITTDNGSEFADYEGIEQSYTGSSIPRTSLYYCDAYCSWQRGSNEVANKFIRRFLPKGTSFKGIKRKLIKKIQDFINTYPRKMFNYENSDKLFKEKLSFSV, from the coding sequence ATGTGTCAAAGTAATTGTAACACAAAACGAAGCAAAGGAAAACACCTGAATTTTGATGATCGCAAATTAATTAAACATTTATATAATGTCCAAGAAAAAAATTATACTGAAATAGGCGAAGAATTAAACTGCCATAGAACAACAATCAGTCGAGAAATAAAAAAAGGTGAGGTAGAACTTGATAATGGTGATGGAACAACCAGAAAAGAATATGTACCAGAGATAGCACAGAAAGTATATGAATTTAATAATTCGAATAAAGGCCCTGATTTAAAAATCGATAAAAATAAAGAGTTAGCAGAATTTATAGAAGAAAAAATCAAGGAATTAAGATCTCCTGCAGCAGTGGCAAAAGACATTGAAGAATCAGATAAATTTGAAATTCAATTACACTGGAAAACAATCTATAATTACATAGATAAAGGTGTTTTGAATATAGACAGAAGCGATCTCCCACATGGTAATTATAAAACTGGGAAAGACAGACCAAAAGAAAGTGAAAGCACTACGAGGCGTAAGGAAGGTCGTACAATTAGAGATAGGCCTGAAGGAGCTGATACCAGGGAGGAATTTGGGCATTGGGAGATGGACTTAGTAGAAGGGTTAAAACAAAAAGATGAACCTGCCTTACTAGTGCTGACAGAAAGACAAACTAGGCAGGAAATCATAGAAAAAATACCAAACAAAAAAGCAAAGTCAGTGGTAAAAGGACTTGATCGTATAGAAAGACGATTTGGGGTTGTTAATTTTAGGGAAACATTTAAATCGATTACTACAGACAACGGTTCAGAATTTGCAGATTATGAAGGTATAGAACAATCATATACAGGTAGCAGTATACCTAGAACTAGTTTGTATTATTGTGATGCATACTGTAGCTGGCAAAGGGGATCAAATGAAGTAGCTAATAAGTTTATCAGAAGATTTTTACCTAAAGGCACAAGTTTTAAAGGTATTAAGAGAAAACTGATAAAAAAGATTCAGGATTTTATAAATACTTATCCTAGAAAAATGTTTAACTATGAAAACTCAGATAAATTATTTAAAGAGAAATTAAGCTTTAGTGTCTAG
- a CDS encoding nitrilase-related carbon-nitrogen hydrolase gives MEDLRAAAVNFESVLFDIEKNIKNIRKWTAKLQDKVDIILFPEMAVTGYTNEPKIKDYALNINSSAVKELLLIAEEYQQIIIVGLAEKEAANYYISQLIISPDGIIGKYRKSHLSPNESKIFSAGQKIEVFTVKNTKIAVQICYDSHFPELSTIQAVKGAEVIFVAFATPRGDYLSKKERLLRYLRARAYDNSCYIVAANLVNQECSMEGAALIIDPKGRVIAESGAAEESYAVSLLKSEKISRIKDLKMGYFLAHRRPELYKKYEY, from the coding sequence ATGGAAGATTTGAGAGCTGCTGCAGTAAATTTTGAGTCAGTACTTTTTGATATCGAAAAAAATATTAAGAATATAAGAAAGTGGACAGCTAAACTGCAGGATAAGGTTGATATAATTCTTTTTCCCGAAATGGCAGTAACCGGCTATACTAATGAGCCTAAAATAAAAGATTATGCTCTCAATATTAATTCTTCAGCGGTTAAGGAACTTCTCTTAATTGCTGAAGAATATCAGCAAATTATAATAGTCGGCTTAGCTGAAAAAGAAGCTGCTAATTATTATATTAGCCAGCTTATAATCTCTCCAGATGGTATTATTGGGAAATATAGAAAAAGTCATTTAAGTCCAAATGAAAGCAAAATATTTTCTGCTGGCCAGAAAATAGAGGTTTTTACAGTAAAGAATACTAAAATTGCTGTGCAAATTTGTTATGATAGTCATTTCCCCGAGCTCAGTACTATTCAAGCCGTAAAAGGTGCTGAAGTAATATTTGTTGCCTTTGCCACTCCTAGAGGAGATTATCTGAGTAAAAAAGAGCGTTTGTTAAGATATCTAAGGGCCAGGGCCTATGACAACAGCTGTTATATTGTTGCAGCAAATCTAGTTAATCAGGAATGCTCGATGGAAGGTGCTGCCTTAATTATCGATCCTAAAGGAAGGGTCATTGCTGAAAGCGGTGCCGCTGAGGAAAGTTATGCTGTGTCTTTATTAAAGTCTGAAAAAATCAGCAGAATTAAAGACTTAAAAATGGGTTATTTTCTTGCCCACAGGAGACCAGAACTATATAAAAAATATGAATACTGA